One Neomonachus schauinslandi chromosome 9, ASM220157v2, whole genome shotgun sequence DNA segment encodes these proteins:
- the ISCA2 gene encoding iron-sulfur cluster assembly 2 homolog, mitochondrial isoform X2 — protein sequence MAAVRGLSLTAAALRAVAPWARGRLLAASRRPQARREASSSSPEAGEEQIHLTASCVQRLLEITEGSEFLRLEVEGGGCSGFQYKFSLDTVINPDDRVFEQGGARVVVDSDSLAFVKGAQVDFSQELIRSSFQVLNNPQAQQGCSCGSSFSIKL from the exons ATGGCGGCCGTCCGCGGGTTATCTCTAACGGCCGCGGCGCTGAGGGCGGTCGCTCCCTGGGCAAGGGGCAG GCTCCTCGCGGCCTCTCGCAGACCTCAGGCTCGTCGGGAAGCGTCGTCCTCCAGCCCCGAGGCCGGCGAAGAGCAGATCCACCTCACCGCCAGCTGTGTCCAG AGACTTCTGGAAATCACCGAAGGGTCAGAATTCCTAaggctggaggtggagggaggtggatgCTCCGGATTCCAATACAAATTTTCACTGGATACAGTTATCAACCCCGACGACAG GGTATTTGAACAGGGTGGGGCAAGAGTGGTGGTTGACTCTGATAGCTTGGCCTTCGTGAAAGGGGCCCAGGTGGACTTCAGCCAAGAACTGATCCGAAGCTCATTTCAAGTGTTGAACAATCCTCAAGCGCAGCAAGGCTGCTCCTGTGGATCATCCTTCTCTATCAAACTTTGA
- the ISCA2 gene encoding iron-sulfur cluster assembly 2 homolog, mitochondrial isoform X1, with protein sequence MAAVRGLSLTAAALRAVAPWARGSRLLAASRRPQARREASSSSPEAGEEQIHLTASCVQRLLEITEGSEFLRLEVEGGGCSGFQYKFSLDTVINPDDRVFEQGGARVVVDSDSLAFVKGAQVDFSQELIRSSFQVLNNPQAQQGCSCGSSFSIKL encoded by the exons ATGGCGGCCGTCCGCGGGTTATCTCTAACGGCCGCGGCGCTGAGGGCGGTCGCTCCCTGGGCAAGGGGCAG CAGGCTCCTCGCGGCCTCTCGCAGACCTCAGGCTCGTCGGGAAGCGTCGTCCTCCAGCCCCGAGGCCGGCGAAGAGCAGATCCACCTCACCGCCAGCTGTGTCCAG AGACTTCTGGAAATCACCGAAGGGTCAGAATTCCTAaggctggaggtggagggaggtggatgCTCCGGATTCCAATACAAATTTTCACTGGATACAGTTATCAACCCCGACGACAG GGTATTTGAACAGGGTGGGGCAAGAGTGGTGGTTGACTCTGATAGCTTGGCCTTCGTGAAAGGGGCCCAGGTGGACTTCAGCCAAGAACTGATCCGAAGCTCATTTCAAGTGTTGAACAATCCTCAAGCGCAGCAAGGCTGCTCCTGTGGATCATCCTTCTCTATCAAACTTTGA
- the NPC2 gene encoding NPC intracellular cholesterol transporter 2 — protein sequence MHFLVAAFLLLAFGASALAEPVHFKDCGSGLGVIKELNVNPCPTQPCKLHKGQSYSVNVTFTSNIPSQSSKAVVHGIVLGVPVPFPIPEADGCKSGINCPIQKDKTYSYLNKLPVKNEYPSIKLVVQWELLGDKDQRLFCWEIPVQIEG from the exons ATGCATTTCTTGGTCGCCGCGTTCCTGCTCTTGGCGTTCGGCGCCTCCGCCCTGGCGGAGCCGGTGCATTTCAAGGACTGCG gttcTGGGCTTGGAGTTATAAAGGAACTGAATGTGAACCCATGCCCCACCCAGCCCTGCAAACTGCACAAAGGCCAGTCTTACAGTGTCAATGTCACCTTCACCAGTA ATATTCCATCTCAAAGTAGCAAAGCCGTGGTGCATGGCATCGTGTTGGGTGTCCCAGTGCCCTTTCCCATTCCTGAGGCTGATGGTTGTAAGAGTGGAATCAATTGCCCCATCCAAAAAGACAAGACCTACAGCTACCTGAATAAACTACCAGTGAAGAATGAGTACCCCTCT ATAAAACTGGTGGTTCAGTGGGAGCTCCTGGGCGACAAAGACCAGCGTCTCTTCTGCTGGGAAATCCCAGTGCAGATTGAAGGCTAG